In a genomic window of Allomeiothermus silvanus DSM 9946:
- a CDS encoding bifunctional metallophosphatase/5'-nucleotidase has product MRRRDLLKAGFVTGLTAAGVVRAQGASSGNFSLTIVHTNDTHAHLEPTLLTLGGKPNQPLGGFPRVISLFDRFRASERNVLFLHAGDVFQGTLYFNQYRGLADRYFLHRMGVRVMAIGNHEFDNGPEGLQPFVDGARFPILSANTDVSKEPKLAGKIKPYAVVRVGGENIGIIGLTTPDTSIIANPGPTVTFTDPAQAAQKAIMELMSRGVKKIVILSHLGYLQDQELAKKIVGAQVIVGGHSHTLLGSFPDFKELQPAGPYPTVVKNPEGKDVLIVQAWEWAKVVGQLKVEWNQAGELVRYEGRPILITTQIPDERFALEALKVYAMPIAALQAQVVAQARVDLQGDRTVVRRRESNLSNLIADAMLWKTRTAGTVIALQNGGGVRATIPAGPISVGKVYEVLPFGNTLVVMDLKGSEIVAALENSVSQWEQGAGRFLSGVAGLRYTFDLAKPAGSRVTKVEVLQGGQYVPLDPNATYRTVVNSFIASGGDGYDSLKAAKGYRVDTGFSDAESFLEYLRTQPTWEPKVEGRITILNEPKAGVERPAYVANPGVWVGV; this is encoded by the coding sequence ATGCGCCGTAGAGATTTACTCAAAGCGGGTTTTGTTACGGGATTGACAGCCGCCGGTGTGGTGCGCGCCCAAGGAGCCTCGAGCGGAAACTTTTCGCTCACCATCGTTCACACCAATGACACCCACGCCCACCTCGAGCCTACCTTGCTCACCCTAGGAGGCAAGCCGAACCAACCCTTAGGCGGCTTTCCCCGGGTGATCTCGCTGTTTGATCGCTTCCGTGCCTCGGAGCGCAACGTGCTCTTTTTGCACGCCGGTGACGTGTTCCAGGGCACCCTTTACTTCAACCAATACCGCGGCCTGGCCGACCGCTACTTCCTGCACCGCATGGGCGTGCGGGTGATGGCCATCGGCAACCACGAGTTTGACAACGGGCCGGAGGGCCTCCAGCCCTTCGTGGACGGGGCCCGCTTCCCCATCCTCTCGGCCAACACCGACGTTTCCAAAGAACCCAAGCTGGCCGGTAAGATCAAGCCCTACGCGGTGGTGCGGGTGGGTGGGGAGAACATCGGGATCATCGGCCTCACCACCCCCGATACCTCGATCATCGCCAACCCCGGCCCCACCGTAACCTTCACCGACCCGGCCCAGGCTGCCCAAAAAGCGATCATGGAGCTGATGAGCCGGGGGGTCAAGAAGATCGTAATTCTCTCCCACCTGGGTTATTTGCAGGATCAGGAGTTGGCCAAGAAGATCGTAGGGGCGCAGGTCATCGTGGGGGGGCACTCCCATACCCTTTTGGGCAGCTTCCCCGATTTCAAGGAGCTTCAGCCAGCTGGCCCTTACCCCACGGTGGTCAAGAACCCCGAGGGTAAGGACGTGCTGATCGTGCAGGCGTGGGAATGGGCCAAGGTGGTGGGCCAGCTCAAGGTGGAGTGGAACCAAGCGGGGGAGTTGGTCAGGTACGAAGGCCGCCCGATCCTGATCACCACTCAGATCCCCGACGAGCGCTTTGCCCTCGAGGCCCTCAAGGTCTACGCCATGCCCATCGCGGCTTTGCAGGCTCAGGTGGTGGCCCAAGCCCGGGTGGACTTGCAGGGCGACCGCACCGTGGTACGCCGCCGCGAGAGCAACCTCTCTAATCTCATCGCCGATGCCATGTTGTGGAAGACCCGCACCGCAGGGACTGTCATTGCCCTGCAAAACGGCGGGGGGGTGCGGGCGACCATCCCTGCCGGGCCCATCAGCGTGGGTAAGGTCTACGAGGTACTGCCTTTCGGGAATACCCTGGTAGTGATGGATCTCAAGGGAAGCGAGATTGTGGCAGCGCTCGAGAATAGTGTTTCCCAATGGGAGCAAGGAGCCGGGCGCTTCCTCTCTGGGGTGGCGGGTTTGCGCTACACTTTCGACCTCGCTAAGCCAGCCGGAAGCCGGGTCACCAAGGTAGAAGTGCTTCAGGGTGGGCAGTACGTGCCGCTCGATCCGAATGCAACGTACCGCACCGTGGTCAACAGCTTTATAGCTAGCGGTGGCGATGGGTACGACAGCCTCAAAGCCGCCAAGGGCTACCGGGTGGATACAGGGTTTTCCGAC
- a CDS encoding integrase core domain-containing protein, translating to MQFTTVGREIWRGARQAQRLAEANASDPEVQERLRKLRLVKALRESKKSWKEIQDLVGISRATYHRWQKALKEKGLAGLKPRSRRPKHLRTKVHWTPGLLIRIETLRKENPTWGRWSIWLTLRKEGFQMSERTVGRILAYLEKHRRIESVAGYLARTQRGKLKRRVNRPYAKRKPRGYEARAPGDLVQVDTLTLTLGPGSMVKHFSAIDLHSRFVLAEVHSRATAKLSEGFLSLLLARAPFPIRAIQVDGGSEFMAEFEEACCALGIALFVLPPRSPKLNGHVERMQRTFKEEFYTRPLPTPLSELQAELDTYLDYYNRRRPHMALGGLAPLEFLAKMQEESVPQRVSNVLTDYRVLLRWSFWLRCKRSRFLKESQMC from the coding sequence GTGCAGTTTACCACCGTTGGCCGAGAGATATGGAGAGGCGCTAGACAAGCACAGAGGCTGGCCGAGGCCAACGCAAGCGACCCAGAGGTCCAGGAACGTCTGCGCAAGCTCCGACTGGTCAAAGCCCTGCGTGAAAGTAAAAAGAGCTGGAAGGAGATCCAGGACCTGGTCGGGATCAGCCGGGCCACCTACCACCGCTGGCAAAAAGCCCTAAAAGAAAAGGGCCTGGCTGGACTCAAACCCCGCTCCCGCCGCCCTAAGCACCTGCGCACAAAGGTCCACTGGACCCCAGGGCTGCTCATTAGAATAGAAACTCTCCGCAAGGAAAACCCCACCTGGGGACGCTGGTCCATCTGGCTTACCCTCCGCAAGGAGGGTTTCCAGATGAGCGAACGCACGGTGGGGCGCATCCTGGCCTACCTGGAGAAGCACCGACGTATCGAGAGCGTGGCCGGCTACCTGGCCCGGACTCAAAGAGGGAAGCTAAAGCGAAGGGTAAACCGGCCCTACGCCAAAAGGAAGCCCCGAGGATACGAGGCCAGGGCTCCTGGGGACCTGGTCCAGGTGGACACCCTCACCCTGACCTTAGGACCGGGAAGCATGGTCAAGCACTTCTCGGCGATTGACCTCCATAGCCGGTTTGTCCTGGCGGAGGTGCACAGCCGGGCCACGGCTAAGCTTTCTGAGGGGTTCTTGTCCTTGCTTCTGGCCAGGGCCCCTTTTCCCATCCGGGCCATCCAGGTGGATGGGGGCAGCGAGTTCATGGCCGAGTTTGAGGAGGCCTGCTGTGCTCTGGGGATTGCCTTGTTTGTGCTACCGCCGAGGAGTCCTAAACTCAATGGTCACGTGGAGCGGATGCAGCGGACCTTCAAGGAGGAGTTCTACACCCGGCCTTTGCCCACCCCGCTCAGCGAGCTGCAGGCAGAGCTGGATACCTACCTGGACTACTACAACCGCCGAAGGCCTCACATGGCCCTGGGGGGTCTTGCTCCGCTGGAGTTTTTGGCTAAGATGCAAGAGGAGTCGGTTCCTCAAAGAGTCTCAAATGTGTTGACCGATTACAGGGTCTTGCTCCGCTGGAGTTTTTGGCTAAGATGCAAGAGGAGTCGGTTCCTCAAAGAGTCTCAAATGTGTTGA
- a CDS encoding PQQ-dependent sugar dehydrogenase, translating into MKQLLFTLALVGVVQAQPLTFTPVVRDLQQPLWLTYAPGDGSRMFILEQTGRVRVVQEGKLLQEPFLEISNLISCCGERGLLGMAFHPNYRQNGLFFINYTRRGDGATVIARYKVSDNPNRADPKSAQILLTIEQPYANHNGGMLAFGPDGYLYIGMGDGGSAGDPQNNAQNLGSLLGKILRIDVNKSEGNRAYGIPEDNPFLNRPGARPEIWAYGLRNPWRFSFDRETGDLWIGDVGQGRIEEVDFQPASSKGGENYGWRLKEGSQCYNPSSGCEREGLVDPVLEYDHSQGNSITGGYRYRGSAMPALKGAYIYGDFGSGRIWAAREQNGRWTAQVVANTGYNISSFGEDPNGELYVVDYRGTIYRMGSR; encoded by the coding sequence ATGAAACAACTCCTGTTTACCCTGGCTCTGGTTGGCGTGGTGCAGGCCCAACCGCTAACTTTTACCCCGGTGGTGCGGGATCTCCAGCAGCCGCTCTGGCTGACCTATGCCCCCGGAGACGGAAGCCGGATGTTCATCCTCGAGCAGACCGGGCGGGTGCGCGTGGTGCAAGAGGGAAAGTTGCTACAAGAGCCTTTCCTGGAGATAAGTAACCTCATATCTTGCTGCGGCGAACGCGGTCTTCTCGGAATGGCTTTCCATCCCAACTACCGACAGAACGGGCTGTTTTTTATCAATTACACCCGGCGCGGTGACGGGGCCACGGTGATCGCCCGCTATAAAGTTTCTGACAACCCCAACCGCGCCGACCCAAAAAGCGCCCAAATCCTGCTCACCATCGAGCAACCCTACGCTAACCACAACGGCGGCATGCTGGCTTTTGGGCCAGATGGGTACCTGTACATCGGCATGGGCGACGGCGGCTCCGCAGGCGACCCGCAGAACAATGCCCAAAACCTAGGGAGCTTGCTAGGCAAGATCCTCCGAATCGACGTCAATAAGTCGGAGGGCAACCGTGCATACGGCATCCCTGAAGACAACCCTTTTCTAAACCGCCCGGGAGCCCGCCCGGAGATCTGGGCCTATGGACTGAGAAACCCTTGGCGCTTCTCCTTTGACCGAGAGACCGGCGACCTGTGGATCGGGGACGTAGGCCAAGGGCGTATCGAAGAGGTGGACTTCCAGCCCGCTTCCAGCAAAGGCGGGGAGAACTACGGTTGGCGGCTAAAAGAAGGCAGCCAGTGCTATAACCCTTCTTCCGGCTGCGAGCGGGAGGGGTTGGTGGACCCGGTGCTCGAGTACGACCATTCCCAGGGCAACTCCATCACCGGCGGCTACCGTTACCGCGGCAGCGCCATGCCAGCCCTCAAGGGAGCCTATATCTACGGAGATTTTGGTAGCGGGCGGATCTGGGCGGCTCGCGAGCAAAACGGCCGATGGACCGCCCAGGTAGTCGCCAACACGGGATACAACATCAGCTCCTTCGGTGAAGATCCCAATGGGGAGTTATACGTGGTGGATTATCGCGGAACGATCTACCGGATGGGCTCGAGATAA
- the glnA gene encoding type I glutamate--ammonia ligase, whose product MPQTKPDILSILRGEHVRFLRLQFTDILGLNKNVEVPASQFEKALDGEIMFDGSSIEGFTRIEESDMLLKPDYDTFVVFPDELEDPRRGRVARLICDVAKPDGTPFEGDPRGILKRQIERLQKLGFDNLYAGPEPEFFLFTRTPEGLPTTETHDAAGYFDLAPIDKGEEARRDMVNVLVAMGFEIEASHHEVAPGQHEIDFKYTDALKAADNITTFKFVVKRVALTHGLHATFMPKPIAGISGSGMHMHLSLFKKGENAFFDPKGQHQLSKTALHFIGGLLEHADGMVAITNPLVNSYKRLTPGYEAPTNIAWSASNRSAMIRVPARRGVGTRAELRMPDPSCNPYLALAVMIGAGLDGIEGRIEPPPPIQRNIYQMSVRDRRKHRVRELPGTLREALEALQKDRVVRNALGEHAYEHFLRAKRIEWDSYRIAVHQWELDQYLAEY is encoded by the coding sequence ATGCCGCAGACCAAACCCGATATCTTGAGCATCTTGCGCGGGGAGCACGTGCGCTTCCTCCGGCTCCAGTTCACCGATATCCTAGGGCTCAACAAGAACGTGGAAGTCCCCGCTTCGCAGTTTGAGAAGGCCCTGGATGGCGAGATCATGTTTGACGGCTCCTCCATCGAAGGCTTCACCCGGATCGAGGAGTCCGACATGCTCCTCAAACCCGACTACGACACTTTCGTGGTCTTCCCCGACGAACTAGAAGATCCCCGGCGGGGAAGGGTAGCCCGGCTGATCTGCGACGTCGCCAAGCCCGATGGCACGCCTTTCGAAGGAGATCCTCGGGGAATCCTCAAGCGACAGATCGAGCGTTTACAAAAGCTGGGCTTCGACAACCTCTACGCCGGACCGGAACCCGAGTTCTTTCTTTTCACCCGCACCCCTGAAGGACTGCCCACCACCGAAACCCACGACGCGGCAGGGTACTTCGACTTAGCTCCCATCGACAAAGGAGAAGAGGCTAGACGGGACATGGTGAACGTGTTGGTAGCGATGGGCTTCGAGATCGAGGCCTCCCATCACGAAGTCGCCCCAGGGCAGCACGAGATCGACTTCAAGTACACCGACGCCCTCAAAGCCGCCGATAACATCACCACCTTCAAGTTTGTAGTCAAGCGGGTGGCGCTCACCCACGGGCTGCACGCCACCTTCATGCCCAAGCCCATCGCCGGGATCAGCGGCTCGGGGATGCATATGCACCTCTCGCTCTTTAAGAAGGGAGAAAACGCCTTCTTTGACCCTAAGGGACAGCATCAGCTCTCCAAGACCGCTTTGCACTTCATCGGAGGGCTCCTGGAGCACGCTGACGGCATGGTGGCTATCACCAATCCGCTGGTGAACTCCTACAAACGCCTCACCCCAGGGTACGAGGCCCCCACCAATATCGCCTGGTCGGCCTCTAACCGCTCAGCCATGATCCGGGTTCCGGCCCGACGCGGGGTGGGAACCCGGGCCGAGCTGCGCATGCCCGACCCTTCCTGCAACCCCTATTTGGCCCTGGCGGTGATGATCGGCGCTGGCCTGGACGGTATCGAAGGGCGCATAGAGCCACCCCCGCCCATCCAGCGCAACATCTACCAGATGTCAGTGCGCGACCGACGCAAGCACCGGGTGCGCGAGTTGCCTGGGACACTCAGAGAGGCTCTCGAGGCGTTGCAAAAAGACCGGGTGGTGAGAAACGCCCTGGGCGAACACGCTTACGAGCATTTCTTACGTGCCAAGCGCATCGAATGGGACTCTTATCGCATTGCCGTACACCAGTGGGAGTTGGATCAATACCTAGCGGAGTATTAG
- a CDS encoding RNA-guided endonuclease InsQ/TnpB family protein produces the protein MMCYTVFVQTLTLRCTLKPTPEQAAALAASPIGEHLAATVRLFAQGCNHALRVAKERGEFRRFQLHHLVYRDLRAMGLSANLAVQAIARVGRKKGSRAKFYQPTSCTFDPRTLSLRGESVSLTTTAGRLVIPMKLGNYQRGLLKRAKSVQGGVLTQGPKGKWYLNLILRLETPTPPTGGGRVVGVDLGQKVLATLSSGVQFSGGSLKGNRLHYLAKRAEVQSKLDRPSERTRGTRRLWERLTGREARFVNHTLHTPARRIVDGLEPGDTLAIEDLTHLRSRTAKRGKKERHLHNLWPYARLRSLLEYKAALRGVQVVAVDPRHTSQECPRCGHTAKENRKSQALFRCAACGFQHNADWVAAHNIALRAGPQALPQGIVARRAGSTGMGREGSGIAAGRCAPNLCKPARILRVSSLHRFSSESPRLQPWGGLRIHSNQTL, from the coding sequence ATGATGTGCTATACTGTTTTCGTACAGACCCTTACGCTCCGTTGTACCCTCAAGCCCACTCCCGAACAGGCGGCGGCGCTGGCTGCTTCGCCGATAGGCGAACATCTTGCGGCCACGGTGCGGTTGTTCGCCCAGGGCTGCAACCACGCCCTGAGGGTGGCTAAGGAGCGGGGAGAGTTCCGTCGCTTCCAGCTGCATCACCTGGTCTACCGCGACCTCCGGGCGATGGGGCTCAGTGCTAACCTCGCCGTACAAGCGATTGCCCGCGTGGGCCGCAAGAAGGGCAGCCGGGCGAAGTTCTACCAGCCCACCTCCTGTACCTTCGACCCGCGCACCCTCTCCCTGCGGGGGGAGTCGGTGTCCTTGACCACCACCGCAGGCCGCCTGGTCATCCCGATGAAGCTGGGGAACTACCAGCGGGGGTTGTTGAAGCGGGCCAAGAGCGTCCAGGGAGGGGTGCTGACCCAGGGGCCGAAGGGCAAGTGGTACCTCAACCTCATTCTTCGGCTGGAAACCCCCACCCCGCCCACGGGTGGCGGGAGGGTGGTGGGGGTGGACCTGGGGCAGAAGGTCCTGGCCACCCTCTCCAGCGGGGTGCAGTTTTCCGGCGGTTCCCTCAAGGGAAACCGTCTGCATTATCTGGCCAAGCGGGCTGAGGTCCAATCCAAGCTGGACCGTCCTTCCGAACGCACCAGGGGCACTCGTCGCCTTTGGGAACGGCTTACGGGAAGGGAAGCCCGTTTTGTGAACCACACCCTGCACACCCCGGCAAGGCGCATCGTGGACGGTCTGGAACCCGGCGATACGCTGGCCATCGAGGACCTGACCCACCTCAGGAGCCGCACCGCCAAGAGGGGTAAGAAGGAAAGGCACCTCCACAACCTCTGGCCCTACGCCCGCCTCCGCTCGCTGCTGGAGTACAAGGCGGCCCTGAGGGGGGTACAGGTTGTTGCGGTGGACCCCAGGCACACCAGCCAGGAATGCCCCCGGTGTGGACATACCGCCAAGGAGAACCGCAAAAGCCAGGCGCTGTTCCGCTGCGCGGCGTGTGGGTTTCAGCACAACGCGGACTGGGTGGCCGCGCATAACATTGCCTTGCGTGCAGGGCCGCAGGCCCTCCCGCAGGGGATCGTTGCCCGAAGAGCAGGCTCGACGGGCATGGGCCGCGAGGGGAGCGGCATAGCCGCTGGGCGCTGTGCGCCTAACCTGTGTAAACCGGCCCGGATTCTGAGGGTGTCGTCTTTGCATCGTTTCTCCTCAGAAAGCCCCCGGCTTCAGCCGTGGGGTGGTTTACGCATTCACTCTAACCAAACTCTGTGA